The Cryptococcus gattii WM276 chromosome B, complete sequence genome has a segment encoding these proteins:
- a CDS encoding Hypothetical Protein (Similar to TIGR gene model, INSD accession AAW41322.1), whose protein sequence is MSSDISPIILSSRVFRGASSDPTYRGVSWSNEGQCMVVTPRAITILTPHIASSLPPPRNPLTSQQSMKISEAQKISNIKSGTQSTESGYNNDTQQPKARRLKGGGIQWWSTTIDVEINEEREWLYGWGDASSNYLAMVETDGKGATVRQAAWSPSGLSNLGSCLLVVLTTSLQVSVYGPIENPLTERWTEIADLTMLTKDLLPPKEIRNGLTPRGVLEMRASSISWSASLPLSSMLGIDGSILAVSDRNGKLALWTYGRQKRFQRLASISIGSPANWIADISWSDWTVKGDTCEALLALIFTDGSVQLLKIQQHAKQKPDGPSQWNCTTGEPISVDNSDHRPVTAVKWVKDVLVWTKAGSVHMFAGDECQSVSWKGTRNLRLERVGDWANANGLSACVGIHLINSSTLILTLASLTTHFVHSFDKNPTLAPTVDNLRLAWPLRQMSLEPLSTSQPYLVERWRDLTNNHAGWTLQTSGWATIGEYGNNHTWITEPISLHTLHVSADADRHSYFFMANFDNVIAPETPVFSALKMIVEKPPNPLRVSSKYVLLPFLLHLSSSPQENSAANLLQFLSSAIDGTADLESSLALKGWLVGVWESSALNSLRICLVLTIWCISAFPAFADEFQALRAKISTRVRSFLITLTLSWLVTTKITSRPIGSFDRRFLYRLIKSAEGSSAPTTAPIISGAAEINQSHARHLVAELGIDGDAGYSGEPGKDKEKSADGSPFTAETCSVSGLPITEVHCRRCTTCSACSLIPEHSFALQAVVGRDGKPEAPRNVQIGIGRTDWIVSTLLEGAVGCVICGSRWILSAGCAL, encoded by the exons ATGTCCTCCGACATATCCCCAATTATACTCAGCTCTCGGGTTTTCAGGGGAGCCAGTTCAGACCCAACTTATCGGGGAGTCTCTTGGAGTAATGAGGGCCAATGTATGGTAGTGACCCCCCGGGCTATAACTATATTA ACTCCACATATTGCATCTTCCCTGCCACCACCTCGTAATCCGCTAACCAGTCAGCAATCTATGAAGATATCGGAAGCCCAGAAAATCTCCAATATCAAGTCGGGGACTCAATCAACAGAAAGCGGATACAATAATGACACTCAACAACCCAAAGCTAGAAGGTTGAAAGGTGGCGGAATACAATGGTGGTCAACAACCATAGACGTTGAGATAAATGAGGAGAGAGAATGGCTGTATGGATGGGGAGATGCATCGA GCAACTACTTGGCAATGGTGGAAACCGACGGTAAAGGGGCAACTGTACGGCAGGCAGCTTGGTCGCCTTCTGGCTTGAGTAATCTAGGCAG CTGCCTTTTAGTGGTTCTCACTACTTCTTTACAGGTGTCTGTCTACGGTCCTATAGAAAACCCTCTCACCGAACGTTGGACAGAA ATAGCGGATCTAACAATGTTGACTAAGGATCTACTCCCTCCCAAAGAAATCCGTAATGGATTAACCCCTCGGGGGGTGCTTGAAATGAGAGCTTCCA GTATCTCATGGTCTGCGAGCCTCCCGCTCTCATCGATGTTAGGTATAGATGGCAGTATACTTGCTGTTTCCGATAGAAATGGGAAACTTGCCTTGTGGAC CTATGGGCGTCAGAAGAGATTTCAGCGGTTAGCTTCCATATCTATTGGATCGCCAGCAAACTGGATTGCCGATATTTCGTGGTCTGACTGGACTGTCAAGGGCGATACAT GCGAAGCCCTTCTTGCGCTCATCTTCACAGATGGCTCTGTGCAATTGCTGAAGATTCAACAGCACGCGAAACAGAAACCTGACGGTCCATCTCAGTGGAATTGTACTACTGGAGAGCCCATTAGTGTTGACAACAGCGACCATAGGCCAGTAACGGCGGTAAAATGGGTGAAG GATGTACTCGTCTGGACGAAGGCAGGTTCTGTGCACATGTTTGCTGGTGATGAATGTCAAAGCGTTTCTTGGAAAGGCACGCGAAATCTGAGACTAGAAAGAGTGGGTGATTGGGCAAACGCCAACGGCTTGAGCGCCTGCGTTG GGATTCACCTCATCAATTCCTCCACTCTCATCCTCACTCTTGCCTCACTGACCACTCACTTCGTGCACTCATTCGATAAGAATCCAACGCTTGCCCCGACAGTGGATAATCTGCGTTTAGCATGGCCCCTGCGACAGATGTCCCTTGAGCCTCTGTCCACCAGTCAGCCATACTTGGTTGAGCGATGGCGAGACTTGACCAACAACCATGCTGGATGGACATTACAGACATCGGGGTGGGCTACCATTGGCGAATATGGCAACAATCATACGTGGATAACAGA ACCAATCAGTCTCCATACTTTACATGTGTCGGCAGATGCTGATCGGCACAGTTACTTTTTCATGGCGAACTTTGATAATGTGATCGCACCCGAAACTCCAGTGTTCTCAGCCTTGAAAATGATAGTAGAGAAACCGCCCAATC CCCTGCGTGTCTCTTCAAAATATGTTCTTTTGCCGTTTTTGCTTCATTTATCTAGCTCCCCCCAAGAGAACTCGGCGGCCAACCTGTTGCAATTCCTTTCCTCTGCTATAGACGGAACGGCCGATTTGGAATCCAGCTTGGCGCTTAAAGGCTGGCTTGTCGGCGTCTGGGAAAGCTCGGCGCTCAATTCCCTCCGCATTTGTCTTGTGCTCACAATATGGTGTATA TCGGCTTTCCCTGCGTTTGCAGATGAATTCCAAGCACTTAGAGCGAAGATATCGACGCGCGTCCGTTCCTTTCTTATCACCCTGACACTGTCATGGCTTGTCACAACGAAAATTACGTCGAGACCAATCGGATCTTTCGACCGACGCTTCCTGTATCGCCTTATCAAGAGCGCCGAGGGGAGCTCGGCCCCGACCACAGCGCCTATCATTTCTGGTGCGGCCGAAATCAACCAATCTCACGCCAGGCATTTGGTTGCAGAGCTCGGTATAGACGGGGATGCTGGTTATTCGGGGGAACCGGGCAAAGATAAGGAAAAATCGGCCGATGGATCAC CCTTTACCGCAGAAACATGCTCTGTGTCTGGCCTCCCAATAACCGAAGTCCATTGCCGCAGATGTACAACGTGCTCTGCGTGTTCTTTGATTCCAGAGCACAGCTTCGCTCTCCAAGCGGTCGTCGGTCGCGATGGCAAGCCAGAAGCACCCCGAAATGTACAAATAGGTATCGGTCGCACTGACTGGATTGTATCAACGCTATTGGAAGGAGCCGTCGGGTGCGTGATTTGTGGATCTAGGTGGATTTTAAGCGCCGGGTGTGCGCTGTAA
- a CDS encoding Hypothetical Protein (Similar to TIGR gene model, INSD accession AAW40805.1), which translates to MFPLGAFITTTICLLSHLPTALAFGVQNYPNLFFDASAVVSNQWFNGVDSRWAREMSEYWAQTLIHYGPWSVTNKSYTAKSGDKKDYLSWAVYHWPNCSNVQNTTELTQEEVWDQCDYVVRDGQLNPDIELAKDKEALQNMSNSVYLSAMAYLHTNDSQYTTHINHALHTFFINNDTRMNPNLNYAQVIRGPGDQMGRHTGVLDLACMAKIVSGVQVMRSVRPAEWQQETETGIMQWASEQLNWLYTSEQGLGELNATNNHGTFAVNQVCALNVLLNQNDACVTALEDFYNGIYMDQIAANGDQPLESARTRPYHYRSFNLMALVTNAQFGDFVGLSPSAWERRSAAKTTLVDALHYAMLQNYTASNELTQGRALNPVVAAVSAKYGDPDNKYVNFLKSADPYFPGQPWFALNKGLSDAGIKQGLLETTYGPVPPQPTLRAGSPDDPGYQRKRDWKPRGTGWPTAAPEAP; encoded by the exons ATGTTCCCACTCGGCGCGTTCATAACGACCACGATATGCCTGCTTTCACATCTGCCCACGGCTCTCGCCTTTGGTGTACAAAACTACCCCAATCTTTTCTTTGATGCGTCCGCAGTTGTGAGCAACCAATGGTTCAATGGCGTTGATTCCCGATGGGCAAGGGAGATGAGTGAATACTGGGCGCAGACATTGATACATTATGGTCCTTGGT CTGTGACGAATAAGTCATACACTGCTAAATCCGGAGACAAGAA AGATTATCTCAGTTGGGCTGTTTACCATTGGCCAAATTGCTCAAACGTACAAAATACCACGGAGTTGACTCAAGAGGAAG TGTGGGATCAATGTGATTATGTTGTTCGGGACGGTCAGCTAAATCCTGATATAGAACTTG CCAAAGATAAGGAGGCTCTACAAAATATGAGCAACAGTGTCTATCTTTCGGCCATGGCTTACCTCCACACTAATGACTCGCAATACACGACCCACATCAATCACGCGCTTCACActttcttcatcaacaATGACACTCGTATGAATCCCAATCTCAATTATGCCCAAGTCATCCGTGGGCCAGGCGACCAAATGGGTCGACACACCGGTGTGCTTGATTTGGCATGTATGGCGAAGATTGTCAGTGGCGTGCAAGTCATGCGGTCCGTTAGGCCAGCGGAGTGGCAGCAAGAGACCGAGACTGGGATAATGCAATGGGCTTCAGAGCAGTTGAATTGGCTTTACACTAGTGAACAGGGTCTCGGAGAGTTGAACGCTACAAA TAACCACGGTACTTTTGCCGTGAATCAGGTGTGCGCTCTTAACGTCCTTCTGAACCAGAATGACGCATGTGTCACTGCGCTTGAAGACTTCTACAATGGCATCTACATGGACCAAATCGCTGCCAACGGCGATCAGCCGCTTGAATCCGCGCGAACCCGTCCTTACCATTATCGGTCTTTCAATCTAATGGCACTCGTTACAAATGCACAGTTTGGTGACTTTGTCGGTTTATCGCCATCCGCATGGGAGCGCCGAAGTGCAGCGAAAACCACCTTAGTTGACGCCCTCCACTACGCGATGCTTCAAAATTACACTGCCTCGAATGAATTAACTCAAGGAAGAGCCCTTAACCCAGTTGTCGCTGCTGTATCTGCCAAGTACGGTGATCCCGATAATAAATATGTCAACTTCTTGAAGAGTGCCGATCCGTATTTCCCTGGCCAGCCTTGGTTCGCATTGAACAAAGGTCTGAGTGATGCGGGCATCAAGCAAGGGCTCCTGGAAACCACATACGGACCAGTGCCTCCTCAGCCAACTTTAAGGGCTGGGTCGCCGGACGACCCGGGGTACCAGAGGAAAAGAGACTGGAAGCCAAGAGGGACAGGATGGCCTACGGCGGCTCCTGAAGCCCCTTGA
- a CDS encoding Methylthioadenosine phosphorylase (MTAP), putative; Meu1p (Similar to TIGR gene model, INSD accession AAW40807.1; catalyzes the initial step in the methionine salvage pathway): MENNEKIFVGCIGGSGLYHLDNLTFVKTLHIETPWGKPSSPITISSLPSGALIAFISRHGNHHTITPSEVPARANIAALKHIGCEAIVAFSAVGSLREEIEPGHFIIPDQIIDRTKGIREDTFFRGEGLVVHSMFGEPFSQKLNAFVAPRVEKILRETGDVVLHTGKTVVCMEGPAFSTRAESLMYRQWGGDIINMSVIPEAKLAREAELDYTLICTSTDFDAWRTGYEPVTVEEVIKVLHTNAGNSRAVAAGILQDVHDVVAEGKILTDIKGSMKFACVTRKDVQPETARKKLSYILPYFSD, translated from the exons ATGGAAAATAACGAGAAAA TCTTTGTCGGATGTATCGGTGGCAGTGGTCTCTACCATCTTGACAACCTCACCTTTGT CAAGACCCTTCATATTGAGACTCCCTGGGGCAAACCTTCCTCTCCTATAACTATCTCCTCTCTTCCATCTGGTGCCCTCATTGCCTTCATTTCCCGTCACGGTAACCATCACACCATCACCCCCAGTGAGGTTCCTGCTCGAGCAAACATCGCCGCCTTGAAGCATATCGGTTGTGAGGCTATCGTTGCCTTCTCTGCGGTCGGCTCTTTGCGAGAGGAGATTGAACCTGGTCATTTCATCATTCCCGATCAGATCATCGACAGAACTAAGGGTATCAGAGAGGATACCTTCTTTAGGGGAGAAGGACTGGTCGTCCACTCCATGTTCGGTGAACCATTCAGCCAGAAGTTGAATGCTTTCGTGGCCCCCAGAGTGGAAAAAATCCTGAGGGAAACGGGGGATGTTGTCTTGCACACTGGGAAAACTGTAGTTTGCATGGAGG GTCCTGCGTTTTCTACCCGAGCCGAGTCTCTCATGTACCGACAGTGGGGTGGTGACATTATCAACATGTCCGTCATCCCTGAAGCCAAACTCGCTCGCGAGGCTGAACTTGA TTACACCCTCATCTGCACTTCCACAGACTTTGACGCTTGGCGAACCGGCTACGAGCCCGTCACCGTTGAGGAAGTCATCAAGGTCCTTCACACCAATGCCGGCAACTCTCGTGCCGTTGCTGCTGGTATCCTTCAGGATGTTCACGATGTTGTTGCCGAAGGCAAGATCTTGACCGACATCAAGGGCTCCATGAAGTTTGCCTGTGTCACCAGGAAGGAC GTCCAACCAGAGACGGCTAGGAAGAAGCTTTCTTACATTCTGCCTTATTTCTCCGATTAG
- a CDS encoding ATP-dependent RNA helicase, putative (Similar to TIGR gene model, INSD accession AAW40679.1) → MAINKKSRKSESSTASTAADGLVLDQSEIMRVMLAAQKGKQKEESEGSDESDEEDGDGSEEGDGEEESSGSKAESSNAAQRNLKRRRSLSLDLDMEGEEDEKNEGSVSRPQPTLGTHLLSRTALATKDIAAKPQAKPKQNGLASGPKPSADITFESLGLSRPLITALASININKPTEIQAACIEPILSGRDCIGGAKTGSGKTMAFALPIVERIARDPFGVWAVVLTPTRELAYQLSEQFLVIGKPLGLTTATIVGGMDMMKQAQELEARPHIIVATPGRLCDLLRSGGVGPGKLSRVRTLVLDEADRMLTPTFAPELAYLFSQIPAKRQTCLFTATVSEAIMELANKEPPVGKQRPFVYRVASDSLTVSNLKQKYLFIPSQIRDPYLLYILQNPLEDIDVALRIDPKKAKAKEREAALGKKGKKPRQVKEEEDAPSVPSTVIFTQRCATAHLLHLLLNSLDIPSVPLHSHLTQPQRLLSLARFRAHEVPVLVTTDVGSRGLDIPEVAMVINWDCPRRSDDYVHRVGRTARAGRGGIAVTIVTERDTELVKVIEDEVNVRLDELKLDEDKVLEGLNKVSLARRMATMEMHDSGFGERQATNKAKQIKRMKRDAAAAGKT, encoded by the exons ATGGCTATCAACAAGAAATCCAGAAAAAGTGAATCCTCAACTGCTTCGACTGCAGCCGATGGTCTCGTCCTCGACCAGAGCGAAATCATGAGGGTCATGTTGGCCGCTCAGAAAGGaaagcaaaaagaagagagcGAGGGAAGCGATGAAtcagatgaggaagatggtgatggctcagaagaaggggatggggaggaagaaagcTCTGGGAGCAAGGCAGAATCTTCAAATGCTGCCCAACGAAATCTCAAGCGCCGGCGATCTCTTTCACTCGATCTGGACATGGAAGGCGAAGAGGACGAAAAAAACGAAGGATCTGTATCACGCCCCCAGCCCACATTAGGGACCCATTTGCTTTCTCGTACAGCTTTGGCAACCAAGGATATTGCCGCAAAACCTCAGGCTAAGCCCAAACAGAATGGATTAGCATCCGGACCCAAACCTTCTGCCGATATAACCTTCGAAAGTCTCGGACTTTCACGCCCCTTGATCACTGCTTTAGCATCTATTAACATCAACAAACCTACGGAGATCCAAGCAGCATGCATTGAACCCATTCTTTCAG GGAGAGACTGCATTGGTGGCGCAAAGACGGGTAGCGGTAAGACGATGGCCTTTGCCCTTCCTATCGTAGAGAGGATCGCAAGAGACCCTTTCGGAGTCTGGGCGGTTGTCCTCACACCTACTCG AGAGTTGGCGTATCAACTCAGTGAACAGTTTCTCGTCATTGGAAAACCCCTCGGCCTCACTACAGCAACAATTGTGGGTGGTATGGACATGATGAAGCAAGCACAGGAACTTGAGGCTCGACCGCACATTATAGTGGCGACACCGGGGCGACTCTGTGATCTGTTGAGGAGTGGTGGCGTTGGGCCTGGGAAGCTCAGTAGAGTCCGCACGCTAGTGCTCGATGAAGCTGACAGGATGCTTACCCCTACCTTTGCCCCGGAACTCGCTTATCTCTTCTCTCAAATCCCAGCGAAGAGGCAGACTTGTCTCTTCACTGCCACAGTTAGCGAGGCGATCATGGAGTTGGCCAATAAAGAACCCCCTGTGGGGAAGCAGCGACCGTTCGTTTATCGAGTTGCTTCCGA TTCTTTAACTGTCTCCAATTTGAAGCAGAAATACCTTTTCATTCCCAGTCAAATTCGCGATCCTTACCTCCTCTACATCCTTCAAAATCCTCTTGAAGACATAGACGTTGCCCTTCGCATAGATCCAAAAAAGGCAAAAGCCAAGGAACGAGAGGCGGCCCTTGGCAAGAAAGGCAAGAAACCCAGGCaggtgaaagaagaagaggacgCCCCCTCTGTTCCATCTACCGTCATCTTCACACAGCGTTGTGCTACTGCTCATCTCTTACACCTACTCCTCAACTCTCTCGATATCCCATCGGTGCCTCTCCATTCTCATCTTACCCAGCCTCAGCGTCTTCTCTCCCTCGCCCGTTTCAGGGCGCACGAAGTTCCTGTTTTGGTGACCACTGATGTCGGATCGCGTGGTCTTGATATCCCTGAAGTAGCTATGGTCATCAACTGGGACTGCCCCCGTCGGTCAGATGATTACGTGCATCGAGTTGGTCGTACAGCCCGTGCTGGCCGAGGGGGTATCGCCGTGACAATCGTCACTGAGAGGGACACGGAGTTGGTCAAGGTTATTGAGGATGAGGTGAACGTCAGACTGGACGAATTGAAGTTAGATGAAGACAAGGTGTTGGAAGGGCTCAATAAGGTGTCTTTGGCGAGGAGAATGGCAACTATG GAGATGCATGACTCTGGGTTTGGTGAGCGCCAGGCCACAAACAAGGCGAAGCAAATcaagaggatgaagagggaTGCCGCAGCTGCTGGCAAGACGTAG
- a CDS encoding Hypothetical protein (Similar to SGTC gene model, INSD accession EAL23504.1; CNBA1510): MLFVTMTLAQLCPALLFMMMPVSAHIALWDPAMYGWNDNPNQSDPVTPLMDLPFDQWWFHGYIDVPPTNNSIMELPAGGTYHGQVACNKALTSYGLVPAQQTSIYACDGTGPSGGIGAMHTNDAWESTDPQDVKGCAIGIAYESNVTKIQPEDFTVISVNYSCPWKKHVEFQIPSNLPPCPDGGCHCMWGWVHAADAGSEQNYFLGYRCNITGATGVTPLPRANTANKCDYPIDTSNCTAGAKQPHYWFQKERNNNFQGTYDPPFYNGAYGFMNGAQTDLFDALNKSNWANTNATMSSGNASASEVLGSSAVLSSAIVTIPGASSSLIVSSSIVSSVPSSPNIAITTTPTTESISSATMIPADVVTPLHTSPSSSDSEISPSASTSSAWDDIANSVTTSKTTLTLTVIMYRSWTALTASASSSFEASPTSDASFMAAISVASSDSSSMATFNSTSTAVLYTPVVSAPASSSSSTSTAATTSPVTTGITPVAADANLSTTSSICKRKRSGVRKHKKRVRRRGRFLGGAVGGARGAGSAR, encoded by the exons ATGTTATTTGTCACAATGACTCTTGCCCAGCTGTGCCCGGCCCTTCTCTTTATGATGATGCCCGTTTCAGCACATATCGCCTTATGGGATCCAGCCATGTATGG CTGGAACGATAATCCCAACCAGTCTGACCCTGTAACTCCTCTCATGGATCTTCCCTTTGACCAATGGTGGTTCCATGGTTACATCGACGTCCCTCCTACTAACAACTCGATTATGGAATTGCCCGCAGGCGGGACATACCATGGTCAGGTTGCTTGTAACAAAGCTCTTACTTCCTACGGTTTAGTTCCCGCTCAGCAAACTAGTATATATGCCTGCGACGGTACAGGCCCTTCAGGTGGTATCGGTGCTATGCACACCAATGATGCGTGGGAGAGCACTGATCCCCAAGATGTTAAAGGCTGCGCTATCGGTATTGCTTATGAGAGCAATGTTACCAAGATCCAACCAGAAGATTTCACAGTGATCAGTGTCAACTACAGTTGTCCTTGGAAAAAGCATGTCGAATTTCAGATCCCGTCCAATCTCCCTCCTTGTCCGGACGGAGGGTGTCATTGCATGTGGGGTTGGGTACATGCTGCAGATGCTG GATCCGAACAAAACTACTTCCTTGGCTACAGGTGCAATATCACCGGTGCTACTGGGGTGACGCCTCTTCCTCGAG CCAACACTGCGAACAAATGCGACTATCCCATAGATACTTCAAATTGCACCGCGGGTGCAAAACAACCTCATTACTGGTTCCAAAAG GAAAGAAACAACAATTTCCAGGGCACTTACGATCCCCCATTCT ACAATGGTGCATATGGGTTCATGAACGGTGCTCAGACAGATCTCTTTGATGCCCTAAATAAGAGCAATTGGGCCAACACAAATGCCACAATGTCTTCAGGGAATGCCAGTGCATCCGAGGTTTTGGGCTCTTCTGCGGTCCTTTCTTCTGCGATCGTCACAATTCCCGGAGCTTCGAGCTCGTTGATCGTTTCCTCCTCTATCGTGTCTTCTGTGCCATCATCTCCAAATATCGCAATCACCACAACTCCGACGACAGAATCTATTTCGTCAGCAACGATGATTCCTGCTGACGTTGTTACTCCCTTGCATacctccccttcctctAGCGACTCTGAAATATCTCCCTCGGCCAGTACTTCCAGTGCTTGGGATGACATTGCCAATTCTGTTACCACGTCGAAAACAACCTTGACCCTAACCGTCATCATGTACCGATCGTGGACCGCGCTGACTGCCTCTGCGAGCTCTTCGTTTGAAGCAAGCCCTACGTCTGATGCGTCTTTCATGGCCGCTATATCTGTGGCCTCGTCCGACTCAAGCTCCATGGCAACTTTTAATTCTACCTCCACCGCGGTTCTTTACACCCCTGTCGTCTCCGCCCCTGCgtcctcttcgtcctcaACATCTACCGCTGCTACGACATCCCCAGTCACGACAGgaattactccagtcgcCGCTGACGCAAACTTATCCACAACTTCCAGTATTTGTAAGCGCAAGAGGTCTGGCGTTAGAAAACATAAAAAGAGAGTCAGGAGAAGGGGGAGATTTTTGGGCGGAGCAGTCGGCGGTGCGAGGGGGGCAGGTTCCGCGCGGTGA